The segment CAAATAATGGATGTCGAAGGAGCGTATCTTTTAAATTCTGAAATCCGAAATCTAAAATCCGAAATCGGCAGGGAGAATGCCCATGAGCCATCAAAATGATTTTCAGGACAAAAAAAGTCTGAGCGCCGTGTGCGGGTTGTTTTGCCCGGCTTGCACGATATTTATCGGCAGCACCGAAGAGCCTCAAAGACTTGAAGCGATTGCCGGACGTTTTGGACAACCGGCAGAAGACTGGAAATGCGAAGGGTGTCGCTCGGGGAAAAGAAGTTATTACTGCGAAAACCTTTGTCAAATGGTGTCCTGCGCGACAAAAAAAGGCCTTGCGTTTTGTGGAGAATGTACGGAATATCCCTGTGAAGAATTAAAAAAATTTCAAGCGGAACGTCCCCATAGAATCGAACTCTGGGAATCCCAGAAACGGATTGCCGAAGTCGGTTATTCGGAGTGGTTTGACGAAATGGTTGAGCATTTTTCCTGCCCCAACTGCCGGACCATCAATTCCGCCTATGATAATGCCTGTCGAGCCTGCGGAGCGGAACCGAGCTGTCGTTATGTTGAACGGCATCGACCGGTTATTGAAGCCTATCGTTCCAAATCGAAATGACGGAGGTCTGGTGGGGTCGATTCGGAAGCGGACTCTCTGGACCTAAAAAAAAGTCACTTATGAGATAGTTCCCCACCCGGAATCGATTTTATGATCCCCTCAACCTCCTCCCAATTTAACGACTCTTTGACCAAAAAACCATCGGCCCCATATTGAATAGCGGCTTGTCTGTATTCTGGTAAATCATAACCGGTCAGAATAGCAATATGGATATCCGGGAAGTCCTTCTTTATTTTTTGAGTTAACTGAAACCCGTTCATTCCCGGCAAACGGATATCCATGAAGATGAGTTGCGGGCGGGTCCCATTGATTTTTTGCCAGGCTTCCTCGCCGTTTATTGCCTCTTCGATGACCATGGTTGGGAAACGGTCACAAAGATTTTGCTTGAATGCTTCCCGAAAGATATGATTGTCTTCAACCAGTAGTACCCTTAACATATTCTTTCTCCAATCGACGTCTGTGATTAACCGGTTTCGTGAAATAACCAGGATGCGTGAATTGCCGTTCCTTTAAAGGGCAATCCTTCTCCCAATAATAGGTCAGCCGTCTCGGCTGACCTATGTTGATTTTGACATATTGTCAGGCAAGATGCCTGACCTATTTAACTCCACCTTGCCCTAACCGTTGTTCCTTTACCCTTAGCCGATTCGAGAGCAAAGACTCCGCCGGAGAGTTCGGTCCGGGCCTTGATGCTCAAAAGACCTAATCCTACCCAGGGAGCTTTTTGACCGATGGCCTCTTTCGGATCGAAGCCGACGCCGTTATCTTCGATGGAAAAAACTACTCCGTGGTCCCTGGTTGACAGGCGGATGGTAACCCTATCAGCCCGGCTGTGTTTGGCTATATTGTTAAGGGCCTCCTGTAGGATCCGATAGATGACGATCTTGGCCTCCGGGGGAATATCGGTCTCGGCGATGCCGTTGGTTATCTTAATGGCTAAGTCCGGATGGTTCTTTTCAAATTCCCGGCAATACCAGTCCAGGGTGGCCACCAGCCCGATATCGTCGAGCACATAGGGCCATAGATCTCCCTGCATGGAACGGATCTTCCCTACCGTATCCAGCATGTCGGCCGTGACTTGCCTCGCTTTTCTTCTTAATGCCTCCCAATCTTCCCGAGCGGAAAATAGATTTTCAATAGTAAAGCGGATGGCCACCAGATTTTGCCAGACCTTATCGTGGAGCTCATAGGAAATTCGTTCCCGCTCGTTTTCCTGGGCGGAAACAAGACGGGCTGTAAGATCGGCCAGTTCCACGGTCCTTTCCTTCACCCGCGCTTCCAGCGTGTCGGTCAACTGTTGAAGATCCACTGTCCGCTGTTTCAGGGCCTCTTCCGCCTGCTTGCGCTCGGTGATGTCGTGGATCGTCGTCAGGAGTTGCTTCTTCCCGCCGGTGCCCACCCAATCCAGGTTGAGCGAAAGAACCCGCTGTGCGCTGGACTTGGTAAAACGGGTGCATTCGAAGTTTCGGACCGACCCATGGTCCTTCAACTCCGCAGCAATTTGTTTCTGCGAATCCAAATCCGAGATCCCTATCTCCACACTGGTTTTCCCGATCAGTTCATCTCGTGTATACTCGAACAACTTCAGGAAGGCTTCGTTGATGTCGGTCAAATGGCCTTCCGGCATCCTCGTTAGAGCGGCGGCGAAGGGGGCCTTGTTGAAAAGGACCGAGTATCTCAGATCGCTCTCCCACAGGGCCTCCTGTGCGCGTCGTTTCTCGCTCACATCGTGAAAGACCAGGACCACACCGGTGACCTTGCCTTCTTTGTCCTTGATGGATGCGGCGCTGTCCTCGATAGGAACGGCTTTCCCCTCCCGGGTTATCAGGGCCGTACTATTGGACAGGGCGATGACCGCCCCTTCCTGAAGCACTTGTTGGACCATGTCCTTTTCCGGCTCCAGGGTTTTTTCATTGATGATTCGGAAGATGTTTTGAATCGGCTGTCCCACGGCCTCTGTGTGTGGCCAGCCGGTCAATGCCTGGGCAATGGGATTAATGAAGGTGATCCGGCCGGCCAGATCGGTGGCGATTACCGCATCGCCGATGCTGGCCAGGGTGGTGGCCCAGCGCTGCTCGCTTGTTGCCAGTTCCGCAGTGCGCTCAATAATGCGCTGTTCCAGGGTTTGATTCAGATCTTTGAGGGCCTCTTCCGCCTGCTTGCGCTCGCCGATCTCCAGTTCCAGGCTGAGGTGGGAAGTCTGAAGCTTGGCGGTCATATCATTAAAAGCAGCGGCCAGCCGGCTTATCTCGTCGTCTCCCTCGACATCGACCCGATAGCGGAGATCGCCGTCGGCAATCCGCTGAGTCCCTTGTTCCAGCCGGAGAATCGAACCCCCTATGCTCTTGGCCAAAAAGAAAGCGGTCAAGACGGCTGATACGATCAGTAAAAAGGCGGAAGCCAGGACCAGGAAAAAAGATCGCTGCCGGGCGGTGTCCATGCCTTGCCCGGTTTCGCGACCGAGCAAAGAAGCGTCGTGCATCATCATTTCCGAGCGTGAGAGGATCTGGGCGGTGAGCCCCTCGTTAAGCTCGTCATAAGGCGAGAAGGCGTTCTGCGTCCCTGCCCGCCCCTCCTCGGTGTTCTTGACGATGACATTAAAGAGGTCCTTCATCTGTTTGTGGTTTGAACGCAGACTGTCGATGACGGCCTGTTCAGCGGGAGTTGTCGTTACATCCTCCGACAGGAGTTTCCCGATGGATGTATGCTTGAGATGCCACTGCACTTTGGGACGGTTGTCTTTGAACAATAAGTAAGCGTAGCCCAGGGAATCGAGGTCGGAAAGGTCCTTGATCACCTGATGAGCAAACCGTTCGGTTCTCGTGGCCTGTCCGACATCCCTGTACTGCAAAGAGACCGTCAGCGCAACGACCATGGCGAGTCCAATCGTGATCACCGCGCTCAATCGGAGCTTCGCTTTGATCGACCTCCGGCCAAGGGAACGAAGGGAAATAGTTTCAGTGAACAATGCTCACCCCCTCCGGTTTCACCTTTTCAAGTGCGTCAAAGTAATAAAAGTCGAGATAATTGGGCATCTCTTTTTTTTCCACCAGCTTGTTGCGGATCGCCCACTTGGCCTCCCGCTCCATGAGGACGAGCAGGTCCTGGGTCAATTGGAGTTGAAAACGGAAGTGGGACCATTGCAGGGATAATAAGTCCATAGGGATCTTCAACTTTTTGCTGAGAATAGCCCGGGCGCGCTCCGGATTTCGCGCGACAAATTTTTCCGCATCGGCAAGGGCGGCGAGAAACCGCTCCATCGTTTTTGACTCTTTCTTTAGGAAGCCTCCCTTGGCGAAGAGAGCGAAATAGTAGTCCTGTCCGCTCTGAGCGGGCCAGCGGGCGCCATTGGTGCCGAGTTGTTTCTCCATCTGTAAGGTGTAGGGCGGCCAGCAGAGGGCCGCGTCTATTGTCCCATCGGCCATCGCCGTAACCATTTCTGAAGGAGTGAGGTTGACAAGGTGGACGCTTCCGGCCGGGATTCTGTTGAATATGAGATAGTTATAGAAAAAGAATTCGGCCGAAGTGCCGCGGGTGATGGCGACCCGCTTCCCTTTCAGGTCTTGCGGCTTCGTAATGTTCCGGTCTTTTCTCACGACCAGGTCGTTGTCTGATGTCATGCAAACGGTGGCTGGCATCCTCAGGTCCGTGCGTATGGAACTCTGCAAAACGAAGACGAAATCCGCAGCCGTGGCGATGTCGGCCCTGTCGGCTATGAGATCGTTGACCGCCAGTGCACCCGAGTCGTACTCTTTTATAACGACATCAACGCCCTGGTTCTTAAAAAAACCCTGTGTATCCGCCAGGCGGATGAGGGCAGGCTTAATGTCCAGGGAAACAGCGACCCGCAAGGGCTTCGCAAAGGCTGGCGACGCTGATCCCCCGAGAAACAGCAGCACCCCGGCAACAGCAAGGCCGATAGCGATCAAAAATCTCCTCTTCCGTCTCATAATTTCTCCTCTGATTGCCTTCTCAGCCACAAGATAAAAACCGGGTCGACCAGGCCC is part of the Deltaproteobacteria bacterium genome and harbors:
- a CDS encoding PAS domain S-box protein; translated protein: MFTETISLRSLGRRSIKAKLRLSAVITIGLAMVVALTVSLQYRDVGQATRTERFAHQVIKDLSDLDSLGYAYLLFKDNRPKVQWHLKHTSIGKLLSEDVTTTPAEQAVIDSLRSNHKQMKDLFNVIVKNTEEGRAGTQNAFSPYDELNEGLTAQILSRSEMMMHDASLLGRETGQGMDTARQRSFFLVLASAFLLIVSAVLTAFFLAKSIGGSILRLEQGTQRIADGDLRYRVDVEGDDEISRLAAAFNDMTAKLQTSHLSLELEIGERKQAEEALKDLNQTLEQRIIERTAELATSEQRWATTLASIGDAVIATDLAGRITFINPIAQALTGWPHTEAVGQPIQNIFRIINEKTLEPEKDMVQQVLQEGAVIALSNSTALITREGKAVPIEDSAASIKDKEGKVTGVVLVFHDVSEKRRAQEALWESDLRYSVLFNKAPFAAALTRMPEGHLTDINEAFLKLFEYTRDELIGKTSVEIGISDLDSQKQIAAELKDHGSVRNFECTRFTKSSAQRVLSLNLDWVGTGGKKQLLTTIHDITERKQAEEALKQRTVDLQQLTDTLEARVKERTVELADLTARLVSAQENERERISYELHDKVWQNLVAIRFTIENLFSAREDWEALRRKARQVTADMLDTVGKIRSMQGDLWPYVLDDIGLVATLDWYCREFEKNHPDLAIKITNGIAETDIPPEAKIVIYRILQEALNNIAKHSRADRVTIRLSTRDHGVVFSIEDNGVGFDPKEAIGQKAPWVGLGLLSIKARTELSGGVFALESAKGKGTTVRARWS
- a CDS encoding ABC transporter substrate-binding protein, encoding MIAIGLAVAGVLLFLGGSASPAFAKPLRVAVSLDIKPALIRLADTQGFFKNQGVDVVIKEYDSGALAVNDLIADRADIATAADFVFVLQSSIRTDLRMPATVCMTSDNDLVVRKDRNITKPQDLKGKRVAITRGTSAEFFFYNYLIFNRIPAGSVHLVNLTPSEMVTAMADGTIDAALCWPPYTLQMEKQLGTNGARWPAQSGQDYYFALFAKGGFLKKESKTMERFLAALADAEKFVARNPERARAILSKKLKIPMDLLSLQWSHFRFQLQLTQDLLVLMEREAKWAIRNKLVEKKEMPNYLDFYYFDALEKVKPEGVSIVH
- a CDS encoding DUF3795 domain-containing protein: MPMSHQNDFQDKKSLSAVCGLFCPACTIFIGSTEEPQRLEAIAGRFGQPAEDWKCEGCRSGKRSYYCENLCQMVSCATKKGLAFCGECTEYPCEELKKFQAERPHRIELWESQKRIAEVGYSEWFDEMVEHFSCPNCRTINSAYDNACRACGAEPSCRYVERHRPVIEAYRSKSK
- a CDS encoding response regulator transcription factor encodes the protein MLRVLLVEDNHIFREAFKQNLCDRFPTMVIEEAINGEEAWQKINGTRPQLIFMDIRLPGMNGFQLTQKIKKDFPDIHIAILTGYDLPEYRQAAIQYGADGFLVKESLNWEEVEGIIKSIPGGELSHK